Proteins from a genomic interval of Trifolium pratense cultivar HEN17-A07 linkage group LG6, ARS_RC_1.1, whole genome shotgun sequence:
- the LOC123891775 gene encoding uncharacterized protein LOC123891775 — protein MSDVEEVTGSQATSKHKLVDTITVPELAWVAPEPRGIASTITAQDPRLFTIVEEVGSENWEVHMPAEGERVCSSYAGCSFTMYEMAFKELGFRLPFNDLEAGIFGRLRVAPSQLHPNSLAFIRAYQILCRYLEVEATVALFFYIFQIQRQRVGDRQGWISLKHQSSKIFRMFVESARGFKERYYVVRALTEFAEDSLHMEKPVFNEDGTPQLDEEGGQVTEWVLRFPLSWSSEHFDLRTDEYLTAAEDLSPAEMAGFQKLQTYVDGFKPCKVMTSLGEVALDKHGQPRTEPRFVNTKLLLSCKTVSAEDTLLGRMADLASELVRIAAEQKGEKARKKARRAKPTILMGDQGASGSVSQSSPVGSSAGTPAGRAKMHREEQMTPIVDLSEGDGGFVLPACLSNRGFFDKNPLQVPVSEKKYILGASASARQKQLNEDVATVIRLAETALVLNEGGPTHEVEKLAARNAKLEGKIVLMEGELIDLRGKQENYGNLLEDVRLTRDELKETKKKLEDVETRGAEEKKQMEEVIADLQSKLAPAADEGAEISKMVSRADLVKEIKRQRGLMLASMVHGWKNAIAQLRVVNAERDLITEGIHKLKRVENGQIVIPEEYREMELEEEKLDEEVVDDEDEEDEEVEEEVVGEERAPEGNPEGHDESS, from the exons ATGTCCGACGTGGAGGAAGTAACGGGGAGCCAAGCTACGTCGAAACACAAGTTGGTCGACACTATTACTGTCCCAGAGCTGGCTTGGGTTGCGCCCGAGCCCCGGGGGATTGCTTCGACGATTACCGCGCAGGATCCGCGGCTTTTTACCATCGTCGAGGAGGTTGGTTCGGAGAACTGGGAGGTTCACATGCCCGCCGAAGGGGAGCGGGTCTGTTCGTCGTACGCAGGATGTAGTTTTACTATGTACGAGATGGCGTTCAAAGAGCTGGGATTTCGGCTGCCCTTCAACGATCTTGAAGCCGGGATTTTTGGTCGGCTAAGAGTGGCTCCTTCACAGCTTCATCCAAATTCATTGGCGTTTATCCGGGCCTATCAGATCCTTTGTCGGTATCTGGAGGTGGAGGCTACTGTTGCCCTGTTCTTTTATATCTTCCAAATCCAACGCCAGAGAGTCGGGGATCGGCAAGGTTGGATTTCCTTAAAGCATCAGTCGAGCAAGATTTTTAGGATGTTCGTTGAGTCTGCTCGGGGATTCAAGGAGAGATATTATGTGGTGAGGGCATTGACGGAGTTTGCCGAAGATTCCCTCCACATGGAGAAGCCTGTATTCAACGAGGACGGGACTCCTCAGTTGGACGAGGAGGGGGGACAGGTAACGGAGTGGGTTCTCCGGTTTCCATTATCGTGGTCGTCGGAGCATTTTGATTTGCGGACCGACGAGTACTTAACTGCTGCCGAGGACCTTTCCCCGGCCGAGATGGCGGGCTTTCAAAAGCTCCAAACATATGTGGATGGGTTTAAACCTTGCAAGGTCATGACCAGCTTAGGGGAAGTTGCTTTAGATAAGCATGGTCAACCGAGGACCGAACCTCGTTTTGTTAACACCAAATTGTTGTTGTCGTGCAAGACTGTCTCGGCCGAGGACACTTTGCTGG GTAGGATGGCAGATCTTGCTAGTGAGCTCGTCAGGATAGCTGCTGAACAGAAGGGAGAGAAAGCTAGGAAAAAGGCGAGGAGGGCCAAGCCAACCATTTTGATGGGTGATCAGGGTGCTTCGGGGAGCGTCTCACAATCTTCACCGGTGGGAAGCTCAGCTGGGACCCCGGCAGGTCGTGCAAAGATGCATCGAGAGGAACAGATGACGCCTATTGTCGACCTGTCGGAGGGGGACGGTGGCTTTGTCCTCCCCGCGTGTTTGAGCAACCGGggcttttttgacaaaaatccCCTCCAGGTGCCTGTATCGGAGAAGAAGTATATACTGGGCGCTTCTGCATCTGCCCGACAGAAGCAGCTCAACGAGGATGTTGCTACTGTCATCCGTCTGGCGGAGACAGCCTTGGTGCTGAATGAAGGGGGACCAACTCACGAGGTGGAGAAGTTGGCCGCTCGGAATGCCAAGCTGGAGGGAAAGATTGTGCTGATGGAGGGTGAGCTGATCGATCTGCGTGGCAAGCAGGAGAACTATGGAAATTTGCTGGAGGATGTTAGGTTGACCCGGGATGAGCTGAAAGAGACGAAGAAGAAGCTCGAGGATGTGGAGACCCGGGGTGCCGAGGAGAAGAAACAGATGGAAGAGGTGATAGCTGACCTACAGTCCAAGCTGGCTCCTGCTGCCGATGAGGGTGCTGAGATTTCCAAGATGGTAAGTCGGGCTGACCTAGTCAAGGAGATCAAGAGGCAGCGTGGTTTGATGTTGGCGAGCATGGTCCATGGATGGAAGAATGCGATCGCCCAACTTAGGGTTGTGAATGCCGAGCGTGACTTGATCACTGAAGGTATTCACAAACTCAAACGGGTTGAGAACGGGCAGATCGTCATTCCCGAAGAGTACAGGGAAATGGAGCTTGAGGAGGAGAAGCTGGATGAGGAGGTGGTTGATGATGAGGACGAGGAGGATGAGGAAGTCGAAGAGGAGGTTGTCGGGGAGGAGAGGGCACCAGAGGGCAACCCAGAGGGTCATGATGAAAGCTCCTGA